A stretch of DNA from Pseudomonas sp. HN11:
GGCTCACCAGCAGGTCGATGGAACGGTCGAACAGGTCGGCATCGCGACCTTGGGTCAAGTTCAGCAACTGGTCTCGGTTGAGCACGCGCTGGGGGTGATCGAGGAACACCCGCAGCAGGCGGTATTCGGCGCCACTCAGCGCCACCAGGGTGTCGTCTTCGTCGAGCAGGTGGCGGGCGGTGGTGTCCAGGCGCCAGCGGCCGAAGCGAATCAACCGTCCGGTTTCGCTGACCACCAAGTTCGGCGGCAGCATCCGTGTGCGGCGCAACACGGCGTTGATGCGCGCCAGCAGTTCGCGGGCGGCGAAGGGTTTGACCAGGTAGTCGTCGGCGCCCATTTCCAGGCCGATGATGCGGTCGGTTTCGTCATTGCGGGCGGTGAGCATCAGCACCGGCGTGGTTTTGTGCTTGCCCACTCGCAGTTCGCGGCACAACTGCAAGCCATCGTCGCCTGGCATCATGATATCCAGCACGATCAGGTCCACCGGGGTGCTTTCGAGGAAGCTGCGCATCTGGCGGCCGTCGGCGACCACTGTGGTACGCATGCCGTTTTTCTTGAGGTAGTTGCCTACCAGTTCGCGGATCTCCCGGTCGTCATCGACAATCAGGATGTGATCGACATGATCCATGCTGCCTTCCTCGTTAAATACTCGTTGGGGCGCAGTCTAGCCACTGGCGGCAGCCTTGCCTTGTGCCCTTTGTATTGCAGTGTATCTGGCGATAGGGAGATACACGACGATGCAAAATCGCGGGTGCGACAGGCAATGTTCATAAATCAAGAGGGGTGCGAAGCGCTTCCCAGCAGTGTCTCGAACAACCGCTGGACCTGTGGCTCATCACTGTGGGCCACATTGAAACGCATCGAATCACGCTGTACCGGGTCGTAGCCAAACAGCGCGCCCGGTGCCAGCACCATGCCCTGTTTTAATGCCGCCTGGGCCAGCAGCTCGCCGTTGATTCCAGGCGGCAGGCGCGCCCAGATAAACATCCCGCCTTCATAAGCCATCGGCAGTTCGCAGCCGCAACGCTTGAGCCATTGCTCCACGCGCCCACCGGCCTCGAGCAAGCGCTGCACCATGCGCTTGCGGTGCTTGGCATAGCTGCCTTCGCTGAGCATGCGGTACACAATCTGCTCGAACAACTCTGAGGTCACGCCGCCGCTCATCAACTTCATATTGGTAAGGTTGGCTGCCAGTTGCGGGGCTGCAACCACGAAGCTTGTGCGCGCGTTGGCGCTGAGGCTCTTGGAAAAACCTGACAAGTAGGTCACCTGGTCCAGTCCGGCGAGGGCGGCCAGGCGCGGCGGCGGGTTGGGATGCAGGTCGCCGTAGAGATCGTCTTCTACGATATGGCAAGCGTAGCGCTGGGTCAGTTGCAGCAGGCGGAATGCCTGGCCTGGGCTGAAGGAATGGCCCGTCGGGTTCTGCAGGACGCTGGTGGTCAGATACAGACTGGGCCGGTGTTCGGCCAATAGGTCTTCGAGGGCCGTGAAGTCAAAACCGTCGGGGCGGCGCTGGATCGTCACCACCTTGACCTCGTGCAGGGCCAGGTTGGCGTGGAAGTTGAAGTAGCACGGCGCATCGAGCAATACCGTGTCGCCGGGCCGTGCCAGCAGGCGCATGAGCATGTCCAGGCCTTGGACGGTGTTGGGGGTGGTGATGATCTGTTCTACCGGCACCGACAGGCCTTCGCCGTGCAGTTTCTGTTGCAGGGCCTGGCGCAACGGCAGCAGCCCGGCCGGTGTGCCGAGACTGGCGATGCGCAGTGACGGCGCACGCACCACGCTGCGTAGGGTTTGACGGAGCGCTTCGCTGTCGAGCCAGCTTTCCGGCAGGTGGCCGCCACCGGGGCGCAGGTCGCCGTTGGCAGCGGCCAAGGGACGACGCAGCACGCTGAGCATGTCCTGGGGCAGCAGTTCCACCCAGTTCGTAGAGGTCGGGCGCACCACCTCCATCGCCACGAAGTAGCCTCGGCCTTGGCTGGAGGTAAGCAGATTTCGTCCGCGCAGGCGGTCAAGGGCTTCGTTGAGGGTGAACTTGCTCACGCCCAGGATCTGGGTCAGTTCGCGCACTGAAGGCAACTTGCTACCTGGCGTCCATTCGCCGTTGTCGATGGCCCGGCTGAACGCCTCGACGATCTGTTGCACCTTGGGGGTGCCCTCGACAAAGGCAATGGCTGATACGGACACGCAGTTTCCTTATCTTTGCTGGTTATTTTACCGGTGAAGTATGGGCGAATTAGGCCCCACTTCACCTGCCTTGTGCAATGCCAACGGCCTAGACTGCGGGCTCTCCTCCCCAGGTCCTCGGCCATGACAAGTGCGTTAACCCTCTCTTCGTTCCTCTACTTCCTGTTGTTTTGCGCCGCCATGACCTTCAGCCCCGGCCCCATGACCCTACTGCTGTTGAGCCTGGGTCTGCGCGATGGCCTGCGCCGTTCGATCCCGGCGCAGATCGGCGCCAGTGTGTCGTACCTGATAGCTATCCTGATCTTTGCCGTGGGCTTTTCCGAGTTGATCAAGGGCTACCCTGTCATCACCCAGGTCATCCAGGTGGTCGGCGTGGCGTACATCCTCCACCTCGCCTACAGACAGTGGACCAGTAGTGGGGTGGTCATTGAACGGATCGGCCATGTGGAAGCGGCGCGTAGCCTGTTCGGCAAGGGCTTGCTTACCGGGTTTTCCAACCCCAAGACCCTGATCATGTTCAGCGCGGTATTCCCCCAGTTCGCCGGGACCGGGCAGAGCAGTTCGGCGGTGGACATTGCCATCCTGGGGCTGACATTCCTGTTGCTGCAATTCGCCAGCGGCTGCCTGTATTGCTACTTCGGCCAGCGCATCAAGTATGTGCTGGAAAACCCGAAGCGCCGGGTGGTGTTGCAGCGGATCACGGCTCTGTTGCTGTTGGGCGTGGCATTGATGCTGGCACGGGGCTTTGCTCACTGAGGGTGTCAGTGCAGTAAAGGAGGGTTGGTTGCTATCGATCTAGTGGGGTAGGGTGTCGCGGCACCTTCCAACAAAAAACAAGGATCGGTTCATGCTCTTCACCTTCCGCCGTACCCTCCTGGCCGCCACGCTGGCCATGTCCTTCGCCGTGCCGGCCGACAGCGCCGAACCTCACAAACAGATCCAGGCACAATCCGAACAGTACAAGGCCGACGCCCTGAAACTGCTGGAACGCCTGGTAAACATCGACTCGGGTTCAGGTTATGAACCGGGCCTGACCCAAGTGCGCGACATTGCCGTGGATGAGTTGAAGCAGTTGGGCTTTTCCATCGAACTGGTGCCGGACAAAGCGGCCAACAACAGTCACGTGGTTGCCACCCTCAAAGGCACCGGCAAGGCCAAGATCCTGCTGATGGCTCACATGGACACGGTGTTCAAGGAAGGCTCGGCCGCCGAGCGCCCGTTCCACATCAAGGACGGCCGCGCCTACGGCCCCGGCGTGATGGATGACAAGGGCGGCATCGTCGCCGGCATCTACGCGCTCAAAGTCCTCAAGGATCAGGGCTTCAAGGACTACGCGCAAATCACCTTCCTGCTCGACGCCAGCGAAGAAACCGGCTCCGACGCCGCCTCCGACCTCATCCGCAAAACCGCCAAGGCCCACGACGTCACCCTTAACCTCGAACCCGGCCGCCCCGCCGACGGCCTGGTGGTGTGGCGCAAAGGCAGCGCCACCGCCGTGGTCGAAGTCAAAGGCAAAGCCGCCCACGCAGGCGTCGCCCCGGAACTGGGTCGCAACGCCGCCATGGAAGCGGCGCACCAGATCCTGCAACTGGGCAAGCTGGGGGATGAAGAGAAGAAAACCACCATCAACTTTACGGTGATCAAGGCGGGGGACCGTACCAACGTTATCCCAGACCAGGCCACCGCCAAGGCCGATGTGCGTGCTGCATTGCCGGAAGAGTTTGATCGCATCGAGAAAGACCTGGCCCGCGTGTCGGCGAACAAGCTGATCCCCGAGACGGAAGTGAAGACCAGCCTGCAACGTGGGTTGCCACCGATGCCGCAAACGCAGGAGTCGGACAAACTGGTCGCAATTGCCCAGGGGATTTATGCGGAGTTGGGTAAGACGCTGACCATTGAAGGCAGCGGCGGGGCGGCGGATGCGAGCCTGTCGGCTGGGGTTGGGACGCCGACGTTGGATGGGTTTGGGATTGTTGGCGGGAATATTCATACGCCGGAGGAGTATGCGGAGGTGGAGAGTGTGGTGCCGCGGGTTTATTTGCTTAGTCGGATGATTATGGAGCTTTCGAAGCGGTGATTTTCTACTGATTGACATCCGTTTGTGGTGAGCAGGGTTGCCCTGCTTTGGGCTGCGTAGCAGACCTAGAACAGTCGACGCCGATTTGCCTGAATCCTCATCGCCTGGATTGGGGCCGCTGCGCGGCCCAGCGCGAGCAAGCTCGCTCACCACAGGGTTTTTTGACTATTGTAGAGGATCTCCATCCGCCCCCACTTTCTAGAGAGCTCGAAGTGAGGGTCAAGGGACTGAGGGCTTTTATTGCTCATTCCTGACTCTGCCGTTTCTCAACATTAAAGCAACATGGGTCAGCCATGTTTTGCCATCATCCCATTCGCTAGGGTAG
This window harbors:
- a CDS encoding response regulator, with translation MDHVDHILIVDDDREIRELVGNYLKKNGMRTTVVADGRQMRSFLESTPVDLIVLDIMMPGDDGLQLCRELRVGKHKTTPVLMLTARNDETDRIIGLEMGADDYLVKPFAARELLARINAVLRRTRMLPPNLVVSETGRLIRFGRWRLDTTARHLLDEDDTLVALSGAEYRLLRVFLDHPQRVLNRDQLLNLTQGRDADLFDRSIDLLVSRLRQRLLDDAREPAYIKTVRSEGYVFSLPVEILGADQ
- a CDS encoding aminotransferase-like domain-containing protein, with product MSVSAIAFVEGTPKVQQIVEAFSRAIDNGEWTPGSKLPSVRELTQILGVSKFTLNEALDRLRGRNLLTSSQGRGYFVAMEVVRPTSTNWVELLPQDMLSVLRRPLAAANGDLRPGGGHLPESWLDSEALRQTLRSVVRAPSLRIASLGTPAGLLPLRQALQQKLHGEGLSVPVEQIITTPNTVQGLDMLMRLLARPGDTVLLDAPCYFNFHANLALHEVKVVTIQRRPDGFDFTALEDLLAEHRPSLYLTTSVLQNPTGHSFSPGQAFRLLQLTQRYACHIVEDDLYGDLHPNPPPRLAALAGLDQVTYLSGFSKSLSANARTSFVVAAPQLAANLTNMKLMSGGVTSELFEQIVYRMLSEGSYAKHRKRMVQRLLEAGGRVEQWLKRCGCELPMAYEGGMFIWARLPPGINGELLAQAALKQGMVLAPGALFGYDPVQRDSMRFNVAHSDEPQVQRLFETLLGSASHPS
- a CDS encoding LysE family translocator; translation: MTSALTLSSFLYFLLFCAAMTFSPGPMTLLLLSLGLRDGLRRSIPAQIGASVSYLIAILIFAVGFSELIKGYPVITQVIQVVGVAYILHLAYRQWTSSGVVIERIGHVEAARSLFGKGLLTGFSNPKTLIMFSAVFPQFAGTGQSSSAVDIAILGLTFLLLQFASGCLYCYFGQRIKYVLENPKRRVVLQRITALLLLGVALMLARGFAH
- a CDS encoding M20/M25/M40 family metallo-hydrolase, encoding MLFTFRRTLLAATLAMSFAVPADSAEPHKQIQAQSEQYKADALKLLERLVNIDSGSGYEPGLTQVRDIAVDELKQLGFSIELVPDKAANNSHVVATLKGTGKAKILLMAHMDTVFKEGSAAERPFHIKDGRAYGPGVMDDKGGIVAGIYALKVLKDQGFKDYAQITFLLDASEETGSDAASDLIRKTAKAHDVTLNLEPGRPADGLVVWRKGSATAVVEVKGKAAHAGVAPELGRNAAMEAAHQILQLGKLGDEEKKTTINFTVIKAGDRTNVIPDQATAKADVRAALPEEFDRIEKDLARVSANKLIPETEVKTSLQRGLPPMPQTQESDKLVAIAQGIYAELGKTLTIEGSGGAADASLSAGVGTPTLDGFGIVGGNIHTPEEYAEVESVVPRVYLLSRMIMELSKR